Proteins from a genomic interval of Carboxydocella sporoproducens DSM 16521:
- the gltB gene encoding glutamate synthase large subunit, giving the protein MREYMNGLPPKQGLYDPQFEHDACGIGFVANIKGKKSNEIVRQALTILLNLDHRGGQGSETNTGDGAGILMQIPHAFLVKECARLGIDLPEPGQYGVGMLFLPVDPEERAACEQKLEEIIAEEGQVLLGWRTVPTDNSSLGEMARKAQPFIRQVFIAPPRPQSDRMAFERKLYVIRKRAEKEIRHGDHPGGKYFYFASLSASTIVYKGMLTPEQVDRFYIDLQDPAVETALALVHSRFSTNTFPSWERAHPYRYLIHNGEINTLRGNVNWMHARQAVCESELFGEDMAKILPVIDPDGSDSAMFDNCLEFLYLTGRSLPHAMMMMIPEPWQNHESMSPEKKAFYEYHSCLMEPWDGPAAMAFTDGRIIGAVLDRNGLRPSRYYVTEDDLIIMASEVGVLEVPQEKVIIKERLRPGRMLLVDTEAGRIISDDELKHQIATEHPYEEWLKEHLVALEDLPEGPVAPELDHQTVLKKQLAFGYTFEELKDTLAPMAEKGMEPVGSMGMDAPLAVLSDRPRLLYDYFKQLFAQVTNPPIDAIREEIITATVTNLGPEGNLLKPEPTSCRQIKIQTPILSNEELAKIRYLRREGAKSVTLPILFRAADGARGMEQALEDLCRAADAAIDAGCNYLILSDRGVDAYNAPIPALLALSCVNHHLVRNGRRTKASLILESGEPREVHHFAVLLGYGAGAINPYLAFETLDDMINQGMLPGISREKAIKNYIKAVTKGVVKVLSKMGISTIQSYRGAQIFEAIGLSQEFIDKYFTWTPSRVGGIGLDIVAQEALMRHQRAFSAQEGLDQTLDPGSDYQWRRNGEDHLFNPETIHLLQEACRRGDYQLYKKYAALINDQTQKHFTLRGLFKFKPKRKPIPLNEVESVESICRRFKTGAMSFGSISKEAHECLAIAMNRIGGKSNTGEGGEDPARFKPDPNGDLRRSAIKQVASGRFGVTSEYLVNADEIQIKMAQGAKPGEGGQLPGRKVYPWVAAVRHSTPGVELISPPPHHDIYSIEDLAQLIHDLKNANSNARINVKLVSEVGVGTIAAGVAKGRADVVLISGYDGGTGASPRTSIKHAGLPWELGLAETHQTLVLNNLRDRIVVEVDGKLMTGRDVVIATLLGAEEYGFATAPLVVMGCVMMRVCHMDTCPVGIATQNPELRKNFQGKPEHVVNFMRFVAQEIREIMAELGFRTIDEMVGRTDVLEVNEAIEHWKARHLDLSPLLYQPDVPETVGRYCRTQQDHGLDKSLDRRELLDICRPAIERGEKVTATLPIRNINRVVGTIVGSEITRRYGSEGLPEDTIWLKFKGSAGQSFGAFIPRGMTLELEGDANDYIGKGLSGGKIIVYPPLEAKFKPEENIIIGNVALYGATSGEAYFRGVAGERFCVRNSGAYAVVEGVGDHGCEYMTGGRVVVLGKTGRNFAAGMSGGIAYVLDEDGTFPQRCNKEMVLLERLENEREIEEVKTMITKHARYTGSALAEAVLADWDNKITQFVKVIPRDYKRMIEAIEEAYASGLTGDEALLAAFKKNWN; this is encoded by the coding sequence ATGAGAGAGTACATGAATGGCTTACCACCCAAGCAAGGACTGTATGATCCCCAGTTTGAGCATGATGCCTGCGGTATTGGATTTGTGGCCAATATCAAGGGCAAGAAGTCCAATGAGATTGTACGTCAGGCTCTGACTATTCTCCTGAACCTGGATCACCGGGGAGGCCAGGGTTCGGAGACCAACACCGGTGACGGTGCCGGTATACTTATGCAAATTCCTCATGCCTTCCTGGTAAAGGAATGTGCCCGGCTGGGCATTGATTTACCTGAACCCGGACAATACGGGGTTGGTATGCTCTTTTTACCGGTTGATCCGGAGGAAAGGGCAGCCTGTGAACAGAAACTGGAGGAAATAATCGCAGAAGAAGGCCAGGTCTTGCTGGGCTGGCGGACTGTGCCTACCGATAATTCCAGCCTGGGGGAAATGGCTCGCAAAGCGCAGCCTTTTATTCGCCAGGTCTTTATTGCTCCTCCCCGGCCGCAGTCAGATCGGATGGCCTTTGAGCGTAAGCTCTATGTTATCCGTAAACGGGCTGAAAAGGAAATTCGCCATGGGGACCACCCTGGTGGTAAATATTTCTATTTCGCTAGTCTCTCGGCTAGCACTATTGTCTACAAGGGCATGCTGACTCCAGAACAAGTAGACCGCTTCTACATCGACCTACAGGACCCCGCAGTTGAAACAGCATTGGCCCTGGTTCATTCCCGCTTCAGTACCAATACCTTTCCCAGCTGGGAGAGGGCTCATCCCTACCGCTATCTGATTCACAATGGAGAAATCAATACTTTGCGCGGCAATGTCAACTGGATGCATGCACGCCAGGCGGTTTGTGAAAGCGAGCTTTTTGGTGAAGATATGGCCAAAATCCTGCCAGTTATCGATCCAGATGGCAGTGACTCGGCAATGTTCGATAACTGCCTGGAATTCCTCTACTTAACTGGACGGTCCTTGCCTCATGCCATGATGATGATGATTCCGGAACCCTGGCAGAACCATGAGAGCATGAGCCCGGAGAAAAAAGCCTTTTATGAGTATCATAGCTGCTTGATGGAACCATGGGATGGTCCGGCGGCTATGGCCTTTACCGATGGCCGCATCATCGGGGCTGTGCTGGACCGGAATGGGCTCAGACCTTCCCGCTATTATGTTACAGAAGATGACCTGATTATCATGGCTTCTGAAGTAGGGGTGCTGGAAGTTCCCCAGGAAAAAGTGATTATCAAGGAAAGACTGCGTCCGGGCCGCATGTTGCTGGTGGATACGGAAGCAGGCCGTATTATCTCCGATGATGAACTAAAGCATCAAATTGCAACCGAACATCCCTATGAAGAATGGCTGAAAGAACATCTGGTAGCACTGGAAGACCTGCCCGAAGGTCCGGTGGCACCGGAGCTGGATCACCAGACAGTGCTGAAAAAACAGCTGGCCTTTGGTTATACTTTTGAGGAACTGAAAGATACCCTGGCGCCCATGGCGGAAAAGGGGATGGAACCGGTTGGATCCATGGGGATGGATGCACCGCTGGCGGTGCTTTCCGACCGGCCGCGGCTTCTGTATGATTACTTTAAACAGCTGTTTGCTCAGGTGACTAACCCGCCTATTGATGCTATTCGGGAGGAAATCATCACTGCGACGGTGACCAATCTGGGCCCGGAAGGAAACCTTCTCAAACCAGAGCCCACCAGTTGCCGGCAGATTAAAATCCAGACCCCGATTCTGAGCAACGAAGAGCTGGCCAAAATCCGCTATCTCCGGCGTGAGGGGGCCAAATCAGTAACTCTACCCATTCTCTTCCGGGCAGCAGACGGCGCCAGAGGCATGGAACAGGCACTGGAAGACCTGTGCCGGGCGGCGGATGCAGCTATTGATGCAGGGTGCAATTATCTGATTCTTTCCGACCGGGGAGTAGACGCCTATAATGCACCCATTCCCGCTTTGCTGGCCCTGTCCTGTGTCAACCATCATCTGGTCCGCAATGGCAGAAGGACTAAAGCCAGCCTGATTCTCGAATCAGGGGAGCCGCGGGAAGTTCACCATTTTGCTGTTCTACTGGGCTATGGGGCCGGCGCCATTAACCCTTACCTGGCTTTTGAGACCTTAGATGACATGATCAATCAGGGCATGTTGCCTGGCATCAGCCGGGAAAAGGCCATCAAAAACTATATCAAGGCTGTTACCAAAGGGGTAGTAAAAGTCCTGTCCAAAATGGGTATCTCCACTATCCAGAGCTACCGGGGAGCTCAGATCTTTGAAGCCATTGGCCTTTCCCAGGAGTTTATAGACAAGTATTTCACCTGGACTCCTTCGCGGGTGGGAGGTATTGGGCTGGATATAGTAGCCCAGGAGGCTTTAATGCGCCATCAACGAGCATTTTCTGCTCAGGAGGGGCTAGACCAAACCCTGGATCCTGGCTCCGATTACCAGTGGCGGCGAAATGGAGAGGACCATCTCTTCAATCCTGAGACCATTCATCTGTTGCAGGAAGCTTGCCGCCGGGGAGACTACCAGCTCTACAAAAAGTATGCTGCTTTAATTAATGACCAAACTCAGAAACACTTTACTTTACGGGGATTATTCAAGTTTAAACCCAAGCGCAAACCTATTCCACTGAATGAGGTCGAATCGGTGGAATCCATTTGCCGTCGTTTCAAGACGGGGGCGATGTCCTTTGGCTCCATTAGCAAGGAGGCCCATGAATGTCTGGCCATCGCCATGAACCGCATTGGCGGGAAGAGCAATACCGGGGAAGGCGGGGAGGATCCTGCCCGTTTTAAACCCGACCCCAATGGGGATCTCAGACGCAGTGCCATTAAACAGGTGGCTTCCGGACGTTTCGGGGTTACCAGCGAATATCTGGTCAATGCCGATGAAATTCAGATCAAAATGGCTCAAGGGGCCAAGCCCGGGGAAGGGGGCCAGCTGCCAGGGCGTAAGGTTTATCCCTGGGTAGCAGCGGTGCGGCATTCTACTCCTGGAGTGGAGCTGATTTCCCCTCCGCCTCACCATGATATCTATTCCATTGAGGATCTGGCTCAGTTGATCCATGACCTGAAAAACGCTAACTCCAATGCCCGTATTAATGTGAAGCTGGTATCGGAAGTGGGCGTAGGGACCATTGCTGCCGGGGTGGCCAAAGGCCGGGCTGATGTGGTGCTGATCAGCGGTTATGATGGTGGTACTGGAGCTTCCCCGCGGACCAGTATCAAGCACGCAGGGTTGCCCTGGGAGCTGGGACTGGCAGAAACCCACCAGACCCTGGTGTTAAATAACCTGCGGGACCGGATTGTGGTGGAAGTGGATGGCAAGCTGATGACCGGCCGGGATGTAGTGATTGCTACTCTGCTTGGGGCAGAGGAATATGGCTTTGCCACCGCGCCGCTAGTAGTTATGGGCTGTGTGATGATGCGGGTCTGTCATATGGACACCTGTCCGGTGGGGATTGCCACCCAGAACCCGGAACTGCGGAAAAACTTCCAGGGTAAACCGGAACATGTGGTTAACTTCATGCGTTTTGTGGCCCAGGAAATCAGGGAAATCATGGCTGAGCTCGGTTTCCGCACCATTGATGAAATGGTGGGACGTACCGATGTGCTGGAAGTAAATGAAGCCATTGAACACTGGAAGGCCAGGCATCTGGATTTATCACCCCTGTTGTACCAGCCGGATGTGCCGGAAACAGTAGGCAGATATTGCCGCACACAGCAGGACCATGGGCTGGATAAGTCCCTGGACCGTCGGGAGCTGCTGGATATTTGCCGACCGGCCATCGAGCGGGGTGAAAAGGTTACTGCCACTCTGCCTATCCGCAATATTAACCGGGTGGTGGGAACCATTGTGGGCAGTGAAATCACCCGTCGCTATGGTTCGGAAGGCCTGCCGGAAGATACCATCTGGCTCAAGTTTAAAGGCTCAGCAGGCCAGAGTTTTGGTGCCTTTATACCCAGAGGTATGACACTGGAGCTTGAAGGAGATGCCAATGACTATATTGGCAAGGGTCTATCAGGTGGCAAGATTATCGTCTATCCGCCTCTGGAAGCCAAATTCAAGCCGGAGGAGAATATCATTATCGGTAACGTCGCCCTTTATGGGGCTACTTCGGGGGAAGCGTATTTCCGGGGTGTAGCCGGGGAAAGATTCTGTGTGCGGAACAGTGGCGCCTATGCCGTGGTAGAAGGGGTAGGTGACCATGGTTGTGAATATATGACCGGTGGCCGGGTAGTAGTGCTGGGTAAAACCGGGCGCAACTTCGCTGCCGGGATGTCAGGCGGTATCGCCTATGTGCTGGACGAAGACGGCACTTTCCCGCAGCGCTGCAATAAAGAAATGGTATTGCTGGAACGGCTGGAAAATGAACGGGAAATCGAGGAAGTCAAGACTATGATCACTAAACACGCCCGTTACACCGGCAGTGCTCTGGCCGAAGCCGTACTGGCTGATTGGGATAACAAGATAACCCAATTCGTCAAGGTCATACCCAGGGATTATAAACGGATGATTGAGGCCATCGAGGAAGCCTATGCATCCGGTCTGACCGGGGACGAAGCCCTGCTGGCGGCCTTTAAGAAAAACTGGAATTAA
- a CDS encoding secondary thiamine-phosphate synthase enzyme YjbQ, producing the protein MKSYRKELWFETKTRRAFINITPQVEAALRESGIKEGLLLCNAMHITASVFINDDESGLHHDFETWLEKLAPEKPYEQYRHNGFEDNADAHLKRTIMGREVVVAVTNGQLDLGPWEQIFYGEFDGKRRKRVLIKIIGE; encoded by the coding sequence TTGAAAAGCTATCGCAAGGAACTGTGGTTTGAAACCAAAACCCGGCGGGCTTTTATTAATATTACACCTCAGGTAGAAGCCGCCCTGCGGGAAAGCGGAATCAAGGAAGGTCTTTTATTATGTAATGCCATGCATATAACCGCCAGTGTTTTTATCAATGATGATGAAAGTGGCTTGCATCACGATTTTGAAACCTGGCTGGAAAAGCTGGCTCCCGAGAAGCCCTATGAACAATACCGGCATAATGGCTTTGAGGACAATGCCGATGCTCACCTCAAGCGCACCATCATGGGTCGGGAAGTAGTGGTAGCTGTTACCAATGGCCAGTTAGACCTGGGACCATGGGAACAGATTTTTTACGGGGAATTTGATGGCAAACGCCGAAAAAGGGTACTGATTAAGATTATTGGGGAGTAA
- the hepT gene encoding type VII toxin-antitoxin system HepT family RNase toxin, which yields MDEKLLTQTRLLKKYINLLEKVAHTEKNVFLKDEILTAAAERYLQLAIETCINIGNRIIALEQIDRNLPPPETYVEIFETMFKIGLINEQQLNNYRKMARFRNKLVHVYWEIDHETVYEIITNNLSDLKEFLNIVVSYLQKN from the coding sequence TTGGATGAAAAGTTACTTACTCAAACAAGATTGCTAAAAAAATATATCAATCTGTTAGAAAAAGTTGCTCATACTGAAAAAAACGTTTTTTTAAAAGATGAAATTTTAACAGCTGCCGCTGAACGTTATTTACAGTTAGCTATTGAAACCTGCATCAATATAGGAAATCGAATAATAGCTTTAGAGCAGATAGATAGAAACTTGCCTCCCCCGGAAACTTACGTGGAAATTTTTGAAACAATGTTTAAGATAGGATTAATCAATGAGCAACAACTGAATAATTATAGAAAAATGGCCAGATTTAGAAACAAGCTTGTGCATGTATATTGGGAAATTGACCATGAAACGGTATATGAGATAATCACAAACAACCTAAGTGATTTAAAAGAGTTTTTAAATATTGTGGTCAGCTACCTACAAAAAAACTAA
- the mntA gene encoding type VII toxin-antitoxin system MntA family adenylyltransferase antitoxin, giving the protein MIKFNKINFQKIKQRLPLTSQIFSRYSEEIIAVYLFGSLVKDNIKPLSDIDLAILFNFKLTQTVMVDLENRIFIELIRFLETEEIDGIVLNYQPISRQFAVLKNKQILYCSDHKKRIDFETGVILSYLDFKPYREEFNREFVRALGGR; this is encoded by the coding sequence ATGATAAAATTTAACAAAATTAATTTCCAAAAAATAAAACAACGATTGCCATTAACCAGTCAAATTTTTTCAAGATACAGTGAAGAAATAATTGCAGTATATCTTTTTGGGTCATTAGTAAAGGATAATATCAAGCCTTTAAGTGATATTGATCTGGCCATTTTATTTAATTTTAAATTGACTCAGACAGTAATGGTCGATTTAGAAAACCGGATATTTATCGAGCTTATAAGATTTCTAGAAACAGAAGAAATAGACGGGATTGTTCTCAACTACCAGCCAATAAGCAGACAATTTGCGGTCCTTAAGAATAAACAGATCCTATATTGTTCTGATCATAAAAAAAGAATAGATTTTGAAACAGGGGTAATCCTTAGTTATCTTGATTTTAAGCCCTACCGGGAGGAATTTAACCGGGAGTTTGTTAGGGCACTGGGGGGAAGGTAA
- the rlmH gene encoding 23S rRNA (pseudouridine(1915)-N(3))-methyltransferase RlmH produces MQITIVCVGKLKEKYWREAEQEYLKRLAPYARVKIIEVADESCPEEAGESVREQVRQKEGERLLAALPPHSWRVALDLRGKTCSSEEMAARVEEWLLAGWSHLVFVIGGSLGLADKVLAACQFKLSFGAFTYPHQLMRVILLEQIYRWQKIRRGEPYHK; encoded by the coding sequence ATGCAGATAACTATAGTTTGTGTGGGTAAGCTCAAGGAAAAATACTGGCGAGAGGCGGAACAGGAATACCTGAAGCGGCTGGCACCCTATGCCAGGGTGAAAATCATTGAAGTCGCGGATGAGTCCTGCCCGGAAGAGGCCGGGGAGAGTGTTCGGGAACAGGTACGACAAAAAGAGGGGGAGCGTTTGCTGGCGGCTCTCCCCCCTCATTCCTGGCGGGTAGCTCTTGACCTGCGGGGAAAGACCTGTTCTTCGGAGGAGATGGCGGCCAGGGTCGAGGAATGGTTACTGGCAGGCTGGAGCCATCTGGTTTTTGTCATTGGCGGTTCCCTGGGACTGGCGGATAAGGTGCTGGCTGCCTGTCAGTTTAAGCTCAGTTTTGGGGCGTTTACCTATCCACATCAGCTGATGCGCGTGATTTTGCTGGAACAAATCTATCGCTGGCAGAAAATCCGGCGCGGGGAGCCGTATCATAAATAA
- a CDS encoding CxxH/CxxC protein has translation MMGVANVYCVCERHLEKAMDEFVDVYEQPPDLYLLEKVSFTDWLAPQHCDFCDQPPKYLVV, from the coding sequence ATGATGGGAGTGGCTAATGTGTATTGTGTTTGTGAACGCCATCTGGAGAAAGCAATGGACGAATTCGTCGATGTCTATGAACAACCTCCCGACCTCTATCTGCTAGAGAAGGTATCCTTTACGGACTGGCTGGCTCCTCAGCACTGCGATTTCTGCGATCAGCCGCCCAAATATCTGGTGGTATGA
- a CDS encoding S1C family serine protease yields the protein MDQFYYERRPGFLSYIVVSLLSAIVGGLVVGAALWGPLRDLEKKQAEVKINQPAQITPGQTVPLPAGSAPVVDIAKQVGPAVVGISNRATRIDFWGETHGSVEQGSGSGVIIDPQGYIVTNNHVVEGAQELVVSLANGKHIPAKLIGRDPRTDLAVIKINPAEAGELTVAKLGDSSQLQVGELVVAIGNPLGEEFARTVTAGIISALNRTLTVGEQKFTLIQTDAAINPGNSGGALVNSRGEVIGINSVKIISEKVEGMNFAIPINTAKPIIEQLIKNGKVIRPWLGILYRGVEIDKDLQQQYDLPVDYGIVVDDVVANGPAGLAGIQAQDIIVGVEGEKVKTFQDLQDLIGKHKVGDIIKVKVVRNRQFKEFSVKLGEMPGTLQP from the coding sequence ATGGATCAGTTTTATTATGAACGGAGACCTGGATTTTTAAGCTACATAGTTGTCAGTCTGCTTAGCGCCATAGTGGGCGGTCTGGTAGTAGGAGCTGCTTTATGGGGGCCACTTCGCGATCTGGAAAAGAAACAGGCAGAAGTGAAGATTAATCAGCCAGCGCAAATTACGCCCGGACAGACTGTCCCCCTGCCCGCAGGCTCGGCGCCAGTTGTGGATATTGCCAAACAGGTAGGACCGGCGGTAGTGGGAATATCTAACCGGGCTACCCGCATTGATTTCTGGGGTGAAACTCATGGCAGTGTGGAACAGGGTTCTGGCTCCGGGGTAATCATCGATCCCCAGGGTTATATAGTTACCAATAACCATGTAGTGGAAGGGGCCCAGGAACTGGTTGTCAGTCTGGCTAATGGCAAACATATCCCCGCCAAACTCATCGGCCGGGATCCCCGAACTGACCTGGCCGTAATCAAAATCAATCCGGCGGAAGCGGGAGAACTGACGGTGGCCAAACTGGGAGACTCCTCCCAGCTGCAGGTTGGGGAACTGGTAGTAGCTATCGGTAACCCGCTGGGGGAAGAATTTGCCCGCACGGTTACGGCCGGAATTATTTCCGCTCTCAACCGGACTCTGACCGTGGGGGAACAGAAATTTACCCTGATTCAGACTGATGCTGCCATCAACCCGGGTAATTCCGGTGGGGCCCTGGTCAATTCCAGGGGAGAAGTTATTGGGATCAACAGTGTAAAAATCATCAGCGAAAAAGTGGAAGGCATGAATTTCGCCATTCCCATCAATACCGCTAAACCCATAATTGAACAGCTCATCAAAAACGGGAAGGTAATCCGGCCCTGGCTGGGTATTCTCTACCGTGGTGTGGAAATTGACAAAGATCTGCAGCAACAATATGACTTGCCAGTAGATTACGGAATCGTGGTCGATGATGTAGTGGCCAATGGCCCTGCTGGTCTGGCCGGGATCCAGGCCCAGGATATCATCGTGGGAGTTGAGGGGGAAAAGGTAAAGACCTTCCAGGATCTGCAGGATCTGATCGGAAAACACAAGGTGGGCGATATCATCAAGGTAAAAGTGGTGCGTAACCGTCAATTCAAGGAATTTAGTGTAAAACTGGGTGAAATGCCGGGGACTTTACAGCCCTAA
- a CDS encoding MBL fold metallo-hydrolase, with product MRIATLASSSSGNAIWVEGEETAVLIDAGLSVRKLKEAAAQLERCLEQLAAVVVTHEHRDHTCGLGALSRKYNLPVYATESTWAAMEAQLGPIAEHNRCMLAPEEKIEIGELAFEAFSTSHDAGDPVGYVFHTREATAGVMTDTGYVSRGMARKLMECELLVFEANHDREMLIQGPYPWSLKKRILSDRGHLANDTAGDVLARLWGGRQQGVLLAHLSQENNTPQKALKTVEEHFQALGIKPGEEAWLEVAPASSPSAWLEKK from the coding sequence ATGAGAATAGCTACCCTGGCGAGTAGCAGTTCAGGCAATGCCATCTGGGTGGAGGGAGAGGAAACGGCTGTACTGATTGATGCCGGACTGAGTGTACGCAAGCTAAAAGAGGCAGCTGCCCAGCTGGAACGCTGTCTGGAACAGCTAGCCGCAGTAGTGGTTACCCATGAACACAGGGATCATACCTGCGGACTGGGAGCTTTAAGCAGGAAATATAACTTGCCTGTGTATGCGACGGAATCCACCTGGGCGGCCATGGAGGCTCAGCTGGGCCCTATTGCCGAGCATAATCGCTGTATGCTGGCACCGGAGGAAAAAATAGAAATCGGGGAGCTGGCTTTCGAGGCTTTTTCCACTTCCCATGATGCCGGTGATCCGGTTGGCTATGTTTTTCATACCCGGGAAGCCACGGCAGGGGTTATGACTGATACCGGCTATGTCAGCCGGGGCATGGCTCGCAAATTGATGGAGTGTGAGCTACTGGTTTTTGAGGCTAACCATGACCGGGAGATGCTGATTCAGGGCCCTTATCCCTGGTCTTTAAAAAAGCGTATACTCAGTGACCGGGGGCACCTGGCCAATGATACGGCCGGTGATGTACTGGCCCGGCTCTGGGGTGGCCGCCAGCAGGGGGTGTTGCTGGCCCACCTGAGCCAGGAAAACAATACGCCCCAGAAGGCGCTGAAAACAGTGGAGGAACACTTTCAGGCTCTGGGAATCAAACCGGGAGAGGAAGCATGGCTGGAAGTGGCACCGGCCAGCAGTCCTTCTGCCTGGTTAGAAAAAAAATAA
- a CDS encoding class I SAM-dependent methyltransferase, whose protein sequence is MELELVSWQGKKRSFQLYRVRDLDTLLAQVETDEDIPFWAELWPAAEGLALWLEARPELVQGKRALELGCGLGLVGLVAAANGAEVVQTDFVPAALELAGRNARANGLEQLTWQLLDWRQHRKLGEFQLILGSDLFYEPGLHEDLLATLELNLAPSGHCLFSDPGREGAQAFVRLLEQRSWQIEKTKVEKIDIIQARRGDHENSYPGE, encoded by the coding sequence ATGGAACTGGAGCTGGTGAGCTGGCAGGGCAAGAAGAGGAGTTTTCAACTGTACCGGGTGCGCGACCTTGATACTCTGCTGGCTCAGGTGGAAACGGATGAAGATATTCCCTTCTGGGCCGAACTGTGGCCGGCGGCAGAAGGGCTGGCCCTGTGGCTGGAAGCGAGACCGGAACTGGTACAGGGCAAGCGGGCCCTGGAGCTGGGCTGTGGTCTGGGACTGGTGGGTCTGGTAGCAGCTGCCAACGGAGCAGAGGTAGTGCAAACCGATTTTGTCCCAGCGGCCCTGGAACTGGCCGGTCGAAATGCCCGGGCTAATGGCCTGGAACAACTGACCTGGCAGTTGCTGGACTGGCGGCAGCATCGAAAGCTGGGAGAGTTTCAGCTCATCCTGGGTTCGGATTTGTTTTATGAACCCGGGTTGCATGAAGATTTACTGGCCACCCTGGAACTTAACCTGGCTCCGTCTGGACACTGTCTTTTCAGTGACCCTGGGCGTGAAGGGGCCCAGGCCTTTGTCCGCCTTCTGGAGCAACGGAGCTGGCAGATTGAGAAAACCAAAGTGGAAAAGATCGATATTATCCAGGCAAGGAGAGGAGACCATGAGAATAGCTACCCTGGCGAGTAG
- a CDS encoding methyl-accepting chemotaxis protein has protein sequence MIFTRWKYRPFWRLGVVFLTVTGGGTLIWTAFLAWYLEVPDDKLLAIFGPVIPIGVVAAAAILAYVNRLLVEVLTIFADAAKRVAEKDLTTTIYFPTSDIFGKTAEAFNKMIVDVRATVQQSAVTAEGVTKEAVEVSKATESATASIQQISAAMEQIAGGSQRQADEILETVQTMQEISAAVSQVAAHSQQAFASSQQAAQLASKGLKQVEEAVAKMHAISEAVQTSSAAVEKLYQRSTYIGEIVNVITGIADQTNLLALNAAIEAARAGEHGRGFAVVADEVRKLAEGSGEAAQKIGELIEEIQAETASAALAMTNGNREVEDGVKVALKAKQALDEIHHAVLLTEEMVQGISKASQEQSQGLSQLAGAVEKISGIAQQFSTATQQVAASLEQQMSANEQINVLSYNLVKLAEELKRYIDNFKVQ, from the coding sequence GTGATATTTACCAGGTGGAAATACAGGCCGTTCTGGCGTCTGGGCGTAGTTTTTCTAACGGTGACCGGAGGCGGAACACTGATCTGGACCGCTTTTCTGGCCTGGTATCTGGAGGTACCGGATGATAAGCTGCTGGCCATTTTCGGACCAGTAATTCCTATCGGTGTCGTAGCGGCAGCTGCGATTCTGGCCTACGTGAATAGGTTGCTGGTGGAGGTCTTAACGATATTTGCAGATGCAGCGAAGCGGGTAGCAGAAAAAGACCTTACCACCACCATCTATTTTCCTACCAGTGATATTTTTGGCAAGACCGCCGAAGCTTTTAATAAAATGATTGTCGATGTGAGAGCTACTGTCCAGCAAAGCGCTGTTACAGCAGAAGGGGTAACAAAAGAAGCTGTTGAGGTTTCAAAGGCTACGGAGAGTGCCACTGCCTCTATTCAGCAGATTTCCGCAGCCATGGAGCAAATTGCCGGCGGTTCGCAGCGACAGGCTGATGAGATTCTGGAAACCGTGCAGACCATGCAGGAAATATCGGCTGCTGTATCCCAGGTTGCGGCCCATTCCCAGCAGGCCTTTGCTTCCTCTCAGCAGGCAGCCCAGCTGGCCAGTAAAGGACTAAAGCAGGTGGAAGAGGCGGTAGCTAAAATGCATGCCATTTCAGAGGCGGTACAAACCTCCTCGGCAGCAGTGGAAAAACTCTATCAACGGTCCACTTACATTGGCGAGATTGTCAATGTCATTACCGGTATTGCCGATCAGACCAATTTGCTGGCCTTGAATGCGGCGATTGAAGCGGCCCGGGCCGGTGAACACGGACGCGGCTTTGCTGTTGTAGCCGATGAGGTGCGCAAACTGGCAGAAGGCTCAGGAGAAGCTGCCCAGAAAATTGGTGAACTGATTGAGGAAATTCAGGCTGAAACCGCCAGTGCTGCTCTGGCCATGACCAATGGCAACCGGGAGGTTGAAGACGGGGTCAAGGTTGCGCTGAAAGCAAAACAGGCCCTGGATGAAATTCACCATGCTGTTCTTTTAACCGAGGAAATGGTACAGGGTATAAGCAAGGCTTCCCAGGAGCAGTCTCAGGGACTATCCCAGCTGGCTGGAGCAGTGGAAAAAATCAGTGGCATTGCCCAGCAGTTCTCCACTGCTACCCAGCAGGTGGCCGCTTCCCTGGAACAGCAAATGTCGGCTAATGAGCAAATCAATGTTCTTTCCTATAACCTGGTGAAACTGGCAGAGGAATTGAAAAGGTATATTGATAATTTTAAAGTTCAGTGA